TTTGTTGGGCCTTTGCTGGCGCAGCATGCACTTGGGTGACGAATCTACAACATCACCACGAAAGATTGGCTTAGGAGTCGGGAATGGTGTCAAGGGGTCTCCTACAACCATTAGCACCAACACGAGTCAAAAAATCTTTCGAATCCGTGTCAAATATAGCTCAAATCAAAAAAAATCCCAAACTGTAGAACCCTAGCCCTAGGCGCAGAAAAGACTTACCCACATCTCCATGTCCATGCTGCAACCCATGTCTAGGTCGCCGTCCGTGCTATACTCCCCGTCCTTCCATGACGGCATGGCTCATTGGCGACGAGCAGTGAGGTTGGCAGCAACGTCAAGCTGAGCAGAGAGATAGGGAGATTGGACAgccgaggggggagagagagagagagagagacgcatgcCCTTTTGACCGTGCAGGGTGACAGAATGCTCACCggcgacgagcactgcgctgaTCAGCGACATGGACCTGAGTAGACGAATAGAGAGGAGAGTGAGCGACCAAGGAGAGTGGGCGACTCCGAGAGAGAGGGGCTCGGGCCCTTTTGACCTCCCAGGGTGACGACCGTTAATGGCCACGCCTGAgtgctgacgcgtgggcccgatcTGTCATAAACCTGGTCAAAGCTTAGTGATTCGGTCACCGGTGCTTTTTGAAATAGAAAACCAAATTTGTGATAGTTTTCAGCGAATTTTAAAAAACATATAGTTTTTTGGAACCGTAACCTCAATACCGGTAGTTTTAAGCCATACAGCACTCCGCAAAATCGTCTCCAAAACCAACCCTTCTATCACAAAATCACAAATCATATATCCGGAATATGACTGCCAATACATTGATCCACCGCTCCACTGTATTATCAGTCCATCCGTCGTCGTCACAAGGAAACCTTTTCGAAAACCAAAAAAGAGTCTTTCCGCCGTCCGCGCATTCCGTGACACCGCTTGGTTTGGTTGGCTTCGCAGTGCAGCCCAACCCACGCACGCATCTGCCAGATGCGCTTGGCTGCGCGTGTCTGCCCGCCCCACCCACTATTCTATACTCCGAGCCATCGTCCAGCAGACAGACCAGCAGCGCGGAGTGGAGGTCCTCTCGCTGCCGGCGCCACTCCTCTCGCGGCGATGCAGGTTCCGGGAGAcgtcggcgggggtggaggggaAGCCGGGGACATGCGGGGCCGGCACCGGATCCAGGCCGAGCTCAAGAAGCTCGAGCAAGAAGCGCGCTTCCTCGAGGTCCGCCCATGTCATCCTCGTTTCCATTGTTACCTTCTCTCTGAATATTGTTTCCGTTGTTAGCTTGTCTCCGATATACTTCTATAAGGGAAAAAGAGTGATTGCTTTCTTGAATCTTTAGGCCTTTTCTTTGACTTTGTTTCGAAAATTGTTGGGCTAAGAACGGCAATTCTCCTGAAGAAAAGCGGCACGCAAGCTTTTAGCTTTTCAGCCCCATGTTCTGAAGCATAGAAACTAGTTTGGGGTAGCAACTTCTTCGATCCCCATCCCTCACCATGCACCACGAAACCTTCGACATGGCAGACCTCCGAGGTTCTCGCGGGTCCATCTCTCTCGCCTGCATTACCTTGCGTCCCATGGGGTAGGGGGGTGGGCCGCCGGTGGTGgggtgggtgggggagggggagaaaGCGGTCAAAGGGCATATGTCCACATTCGGTGCCTCCTTGGTCGCGCACACCTGCTTCAGGATTTCTTGCGGCAAATATTCAGTTCCGTACTAGTAGTATTTCCTGGGCCTTTTCTCTGACATGCACAGATCTGTCCGGCTACATCCATCCCAGTTTCTCTGCTGAAGAAAACAAAACCGAATTTCTGCTGCGTCAAATGATTGTGCAGTGTACCACTGAGGAATTAACTAGTCGGAATGCACATGGGGTGAGGCGCGGCTGCTATGGCCTGAGGGGGACCTGGTGCATGGGGAGCCATGTTTTCTATAGTTCGCGCCAGTGCGTGATCCAATCgttggaagtcattggaaggagaAATCGGTGCTGGATCAACGTGGTTACCCAAACACAAGATATGCCTTTTTATTCGCGGAACAGCTAAAACAAGTACTGTAGCAAAGCGTTTTCAGTTTGTATGCTCATTAGTTTTGGTGGCAAGCTGGTATGCGGCCCATAAACTAGGGAACTGCTTAACAAATGCTCATATTATTTTGGTAGTCCTTACAAGTTAAGACCAACTTGGATAGTTTTGGTTTATTTACCTTTGGTTATTATTCCGAAGTTGTACCACTCCCTCTTATCCAAAATAGGTGACGCGGTTTTGAGCTGGGGTTAGTTCAAAACTGCGGCACTTATTATGAATTGAGGTTAGTAGTATTTTTTACACCCTTTGTCAGTTTGCATAGAGAATGAACATTGGCAATCTGAAGATTTTCATGCTCTATGAACAACTAAAGAAACATTTTCTATCTGTATGTTATTTGGTTACGTACTTAAGTTCTAATCGATTATGTTTCTATACTGCGATCAATTTCTTTAATTACAAAACTATGCTCATTATTATAACTACAGCGTTTTGTACTTGCAATTTCAAGTTATAATTAATGATGAATTTTCTTTATCACTCCAAGTTCTCATTTATTGAAGTTCTTACAATCAGAGGCCAGATGAATATCATCATGAATAAAATTCATttgtcttatatatatatatggttctGGATGATATAGATTCAAGGACCAGGGCCATGGCATTGCTAGATGGATGTTATGCTGTAAAATTATTTGTCATCTTTTGTTAAATCTATTGTATTTTCTTTTGCGAAGTATTGTTGCAAGTTCAAATTTGGAAAACGATATGAGTATTGAGTCTTGATTAAGATGGAGTAACATAGTTCTTATCTGGTGGTAAATTCTACTGTCGACGTCCTATTATAATAtagttaaaaataaaaataattaacatATTCAATCAGTTTGACGACATATCCAAATATTTATCTATTCTGGCGGGGAATTTTCTTACCGTTTTGAAAGGTCCAGAGAGAGACATGTAATTTCCTTTTTTACCTTTTCTATCAGCATCAGATCATTGGATTTATGAGAGACT
This window of the Triticum aestivum cultivar Chinese Spring chromosome 5D, IWGSC CS RefSeq v2.1, whole genome shotgun sequence genome carries:
- the LOC123125514 gene encoding guanine nucleotide-binding protein subunit gamma 1, which translates into the protein MRLAARVCPPHPLFYTPSHRPADRPAARSGGPLAAGATPLAAMQVPGDVGGGGGEAGDMRGRHRIQAELKKLEQEARFLEEELEELNKMDKVSTALQEFVVTIESKADPLLPVTTGAAYQSWDRWFEGPQDLRRCKCWFL